Proteins encoded within one genomic window of Amorphoplanes friuliensis DSM 7358:
- a CDS encoding sensor histidine kinase, translating to MTRRWSIAGELFALQVLVVTLLVASGTAGAVLLARSDGHDAAVEEVTAVAETIALSPVVVEALRSSDPSALLQPYAESVRDATETDFIVVMAPDRTRYTHPIPDLIGQPFAGTVAGALAGGTVVEQYRGSLGESVRTVVPVRAGDGSIVGLVSVGITVEAINRKLLHQAPAVAAGTTAALLLAAAGAWLLSRRLRRQTHGLGPSEMTRMYEYYDAVLHAVREGLVVVDRDGRVALMNDEGRRLLGLSEDTPVDRGVDELDLPAEAAALLTSRRSTVDEPVLAGDRVLVASQRETRFEGRTLGTVLTLRDHTELRALTGELDSVRGLTEALQAQAHEAANRLHTVLTMVELGRTEDAIRLATDELALAQQLTDQVVGALTEPALAALLLGKSAQAGERGVELSVDELSRVDGEALPSRDLLTVVGNLVDNALEAVAAAPPPRRVSVLVRQDDNEVLVRVADTGPGMTPEQAASAFTRGWTTKGPGHGIGLALVRQVTERYGGSYEVTPATGGGAVLTVRLPVPS from the coding sequence ATGACACGACGCTGGAGTATCGCCGGGGAGCTGTTCGCCCTCCAGGTGCTGGTCGTGACGCTGCTCGTCGCCAGCGGGACAGCCGGCGCGGTCCTGCTCGCCCGGAGCGACGGGCACGACGCCGCCGTCGAGGAGGTGACCGCCGTGGCCGAGACGATCGCCCTCTCCCCCGTCGTCGTCGAGGCGCTGCGGTCGAGTGATCCGTCCGCGCTGCTGCAGCCGTACGCGGAATCGGTCCGGGACGCGACCGAGACCGACTTCATCGTTGTCATGGCACCCGACCGGACGCGGTACACACATCCCATCCCGGACCTGATCGGGCAGCCGTTCGCAGGCACCGTGGCCGGCGCGCTGGCCGGTGGGACGGTCGTCGAGCAGTACCGCGGCAGCCTCGGCGAGTCCGTCCGCACGGTCGTCCCTGTGCGGGCGGGCGACGGCAGCATCGTCGGGCTGGTGTCGGTCGGCATCACCGTCGAGGCCATCAACCGCAAGCTGCTGCACCAGGCGCCGGCGGTGGCGGCGGGCACGACGGCCGCGCTGCTGCTCGCCGCGGCCGGAGCGTGGCTGCTCAGCCGCCGTCTGCGCCGGCAGACCCACGGTCTCGGGCCGTCCGAGATGACCCGGATGTACGAGTACTACGACGCGGTGCTGCACGCCGTCCGGGAAGGTCTGGTCGTGGTCGACCGCGACGGGCGGGTGGCGCTGATGAACGACGAGGGGCGGCGTCTGCTCGGGCTGAGCGAGGACACACCGGTGGACCGCGGTGTCGACGAACTGGACCTGCCGGCGGAGGCCGCGGCGCTGCTCACCTCGCGCCGGTCGACCGTCGACGAGCCCGTCCTGGCCGGGGACCGGGTGCTCGTGGCGAGCCAGCGGGAGACCCGCTTCGAGGGCCGTACGCTCGGCACCGTGCTGACGCTGCGGGACCACACCGAGCTGCGGGCGCTGACCGGCGAGCTCGACTCCGTCCGCGGCCTCACCGAGGCGCTGCAGGCCCAGGCGCACGAGGCCGCCAACCGCCTGCACACCGTCCTGACGATGGTCGAGCTCGGCCGCACCGAGGACGCGATCCGGCTCGCGACCGACGAGCTGGCCCTCGCGCAGCAGCTGACCGACCAGGTCGTCGGCGCCCTGACCGAGCCCGCCCTGGCCGCCCTGCTGCTGGGCAAGTCGGCGCAGGCCGGCGAGCGCGGCGTCGAGCTGTCGGTGGACGAGCTGTCACGCGTCGACGGAGAGGCGCTCCCGAGCCGTGACCTGCTCACCGTGGTCGGCAACCTGGTCGACAACGCGCTCGAGGCGGTCGCGGCCGCGCCACCACCGCGCCGGGTCAGCGTGCTGGTGCGGCAGGATGACAACGAGGTGCTGGTCCGGGTGGCCGACACCGGGCCGGGCATGACACCCGAGCAGGCCGCCTCCGCGTTCACCCGCGGCTGGACCACCAAGGGTCCCGGCCACGGCATCGGGCTCGCCCTGGTCAGACAGGTCACCGAACGGTACGGCGGCAGCTACGAGGTCACCCCGGCCACGGGCGGCGGCGCGGTCCTGACCGTACGGCTGCCGGTGCCGTCGTGA
- a CDS encoding cation:dicarboxylate symporter family transporter yields MDSQSSAPPAPASPAKRDRTHYLYLAVIVAVILGIAVGFLVPDFAVELRPIGTGFVNLIKMMISPVIFCTIVLGVGSVRQAAKVGRVGGLALGYFLLMSTVALAIGLVVGNIIHPGAGLDLGPAVAEAGQKAAGDTAAESTADFILGIIPTSLLSALTEGEVLQTLLVALLVGFAVQAMGSRGEPVLRAVGVIQRLVFKILAMIMWLAPIGAFGAMAAVVGATGVDALKSLAQIMLGFYATCALFVFVVLGVLLWLVARINIFSLLRYLGREFLLIVSTSSSESALPRLIAKMEHFGVSKPVVGITVPTGYSFNLDGTAIYLTMASLFVAQAMGQPLSVSEQISLLVFMIVASKGAAGVTGAGLATLAGGLQSHRPELLDGVGLIVGIDRFMSEARALTNFAGNAVATVLIGTWTREFDRERAALVLAGGDPFDETTMLDHDSDPTDQPAAVTDPVPAAPKAP; encoded by the coding sequence ATGGACAGCCAGAGCTCCGCCCCGCCGGCCCCGGCTTCTCCGGCCAAGCGGGACCGCACCCACTACCTGTATCTGGCGGTGATCGTCGCCGTCATCCTCGGCATCGCCGTCGGTTTCCTCGTCCCGGACTTCGCGGTCGAGTTGCGCCCGATCGGTACGGGCTTCGTCAACCTGATCAAGATGATGATCAGCCCGGTCATCTTCTGCACGATCGTGCTGGGTGTCGGCTCGGTCCGCCAGGCCGCCAAGGTCGGCCGCGTCGGTGGTCTGGCGCTCGGCTACTTCCTGCTGATGTCGACGGTCGCGCTCGCGATCGGCCTGGTCGTCGGCAACATCATCCACCCCGGCGCCGGTCTCGACCTGGGCCCGGCCGTCGCGGAGGCCGGCCAGAAGGCGGCCGGTGACACGGCCGCCGAGAGCACCGCGGACTTCATCCTCGGCATCATCCCGACGAGCCTGCTCTCGGCCCTGACCGAGGGAGAGGTGCTGCAGACGCTGCTCGTGGCGCTCCTGGTCGGCTTCGCCGTCCAGGCCATGGGCTCGCGCGGCGAACCCGTGCTCCGCGCGGTCGGCGTCATCCAGCGCCTCGTCTTCAAGATCCTCGCCATGATCATGTGGCTGGCCCCGATCGGCGCGTTCGGCGCGATGGCGGCGGTCGTCGGCGCCACCGGTGTCGACGCCCTGAAGAGCCTCGCGCAGATCATGCTGGGTTTCTACGCCACCTGCGCGCTGTTCGTCTTCGTGGTGCTCGGCGTGCTGCTCTGGCTCGTCGCCCGCATCAACATCTTCAGCCTGCTGCGCTACCTCGGCCGCGAGTTCCTCCTGATCGTGTCCACGTCGTCGTCGGAGTCGGCGCTGCCGCGCCTCATCGCGAAGATGGAACACTTCGGTGTCAGCAAACCCGTTGTCGGCATCACCGTCCCGACCGGGTACTCGTTCAACCTCGACGGCACGGCGATCTACCTGACGATGGCGTCGCTCTTCGTCGCCCAGGCGATGGGTCAGCCCCTGTCGGTGAGCGAGCAGATCTCCCTGCTCGTCTTCATGATCGTCGCCTCGAAGGGTGCCGCCGGTGTCACCGGCGCCGGCCTGGCCACCCTGGCCGGCGGCCTGCAGAGTCACCGCCCGGAACTCCTCGACGGTGTCGGTCTCATCGTCGGCATCGACCGTTTCATGTCGGAGGCCCGCGCCCTGACGAACTTCGCCGGCAACGCCGTCGCCACGGTCCTGATCGGCACCTGGACCCGCGAGTTCGACCGTGAACGCGCGGCGCTGGTCCTCGCCGGCGGCGACCCCTTCGACGAGACGACGATGCTCGACCACGACAGCGACCCCACCGACCAACCGGCCGCGGTGACAGATCCCGTCCCGGCCGCCCCGAAAGCACCCTGA
- a CDS encoding ABC transporter ATP-binding protein, translated as MNAVELTHVSKSYGEIRALRDVSLSVPEGTFLAVMGPSGSGKSTLMHCAAGLDTPTGGTVVVDGADIGRLDENSRTELRRDRIGFVFQAYNLVPSLSLLDNITLPLRLAGRAPDAAWLDKLVARVGLSDRLEHRPAELSGGQQQRAAIARALVTRPAVVFADEPTGALDLRSAHEVLGLLRDLVDEFRQTVVMVTHDPAAAARAHQAVVMADGRIVDVLPRPTAADLAARLVTLGAR; from the coding sequence GTGAACGCGGTCGAACTGACCCACGTCAGCAAGTCGTACGGGGAGATCCGCGCACTGCGCGACGTCTCGCTGAGCGTGCCGGAAGGCACTTTCCTGGCGGTGATGGGACCGTCGGGATCCGGCAAGAGCACCCTGATGCACTGCGCGGCCGGGCTGGACACACCGACCGGCGGCACGGTGGTCGTGGACGGTGCCGACATCGGCCGCCTCGACGAGAACAGCCGCACCGAGCTGCGGCGCGACCGCATCGGCTTCGTCTTCCAGGCCTACAACCTGGTGCCGTCGCTGAGCCTGCTCGACAACATCACCCTGCCGCTGCGGCTGGCCGGGCGGGCGCCCGACGCGGCCTGGCTGGACAAGCTGGTCGCGCGGGTCGGTCTGAGCGACCGGCTCGAGCACCGGCCCGCGGAGCTGTCCGGCGGTCAGCAGCAGCGCGCGGCGATCGCGCGGGCGCTGGTGACCCGTCCGGCCGTGGTCTTCGCCGACGAGCCGACCGGCGCGCTCGACCTGCGCAGCGCCCACGAGGTGCTGGGACTGCTGCGGGACCTGGTGGACGAGTTCCGCCAGACCGTGGTCATGGTGACGCACGACCCGGCCGCCGCAGCCCGGGCGCACCAGGCGGTCGTCATGGCCGACGGCCGGATCGTCGACGTCCTCCCCCGCCCGACCGCCGCCGACCTGGCCGCGCGGCTCGTCACGCTCGGAGCACGGTGA
- a CDS encoding LLM class F420-dependent oxidoreductase: MTSRPVRIGLQIQPQHASYASIRRAAAQAEELGVDILFNWDHFYPLYGDPDGLHYECWTMLGAWAEATSRVEIGALVTCNSYRNPELLADMARTVDHISDGRLILGIGAGWFEKDYDEYGYEFGTPGSRLADLAQALPRIESRWAKLNPPPTRKIPVLIGGGGEKKTLRLVAQHADVWHSFGDAETVERKLGILRQHCADVGRDAGEIEVSAGVDGASDPAVAGAAMVAKGVSLLTLNAGGPDYDLEPLKRWLAWRDEQNA; the protein is encoded by the coding sequence ATGACTTCCAGGCCCGTACGGATCGGCTTGCAGATCCAGCCACAGCACGCCAGTTACGCCTCCATCCGCCGCGCGGCCGCGCAGGCCGAGGAGCTCGGCGTGGACATCCTGTTCAACTGGGACCACTTCTATCCGCTGTACGGCGACCCGGACGGCCTGCACTACGAGTGCTGGACCATGCTCGGGGCCTGGGCCGAGGCGACCTCCCGCGTGGAGATCGGCGCGCTGGTCACCTGTAACAGCTACCGCAATCCCGAGCTGCTCGCGGACATGGCCCGCACCGTCGACCACATCAGCGACGGGCGGCTCATCCTCGGCATCGGTGCCGGCTGGTTCGAGAAGGACTACGACGAGTACGGCTACGAGTTCGGCACGCCCGGCAGCCGGCTGGCCGACCTCGCGCAGGCACTGCCGCGGATCGAGTCGCGGTGGGCCAAGCTGAACCCGCCGCCGACGCGGAAGATCCCGGTGCTGATCGGTGGCGGCGGCGAGAAGAAGACGCTGCGGCTGGTCGCCCAGCACGCGGACGTGTGGCACAGCTTCGGCGACGCGGAGACCGTCGAGCGCAAGCTCGGCATCCTGCGGCAGCACTGCGCCGACGTGGGCCGCGACGCCGGCGAGATCGAGGTCTCGGCCGGTGTCGACGGCGCGAGCGACCCGGCCGTGGCCGGCGCCGCGATGGTGGCCAAGGGTGTCTCGCTGCTCACCCTCAACGCCGGCGGTCCCGATTACGACCTGGAACCGCTGAAGCGCTGGCTGGCCTGGCGCGACGAGCAGAACGCCTGA
- a CDS encoding response regulator, translating to MRIVIAEDDALLREGLALLLRAESLDVVATAGNPEEFLAAVDKHSPDVAIVDVRMPPTHSDEGIVAAVEARRRQPGLAVLVLSAYVEQMFATELLAGGARGLGYLLKERVGRVEEFLGALHRVAEGGTAVDPEVVAQLFARTRPDERLDRLSAREREVLALMAEGLGNTAIAERLFVTEGAVHKHIRAIFSKLDLAPDDRNDRRVAAVLRYLDGRDRAA from the coding sequence GTGCGGATCGTGATCGCCGAGGACGACGCGTTGCTGCGGGAGGGCCTGGCGCTGCTGCTGCGCGCCGAGTCCCTGGACGTGGTGGCGACCGCCGGGAACCCGGAGGAGTTCCTCGCAGCCGTCGACAAGCACAGTCCGGACGTCGCGATCGTCGACGTGCGGATGCCACCGACACACTCGGACGAGGGGATCGTGGCGGCCGTCGAGGCCCGGCGGCGGCAGCCCGGGCTGGCGGTTCTGGTGCTCTCCGCGTACGTGGAGCAGATGTTCGCGACCGAGCTCCTGGCCGGCGGGGCCCGGGGTCTGGGTTATCTGCTGAAGGAGCGGGTCGGCCGGGTCGAGGAGTTCCTCGGGGCCCTGCACCGCGTGGCCGAGGGCGGCACGGCGGTCGACCCCGAGGTGGTCGCGCAGCTCTTCGCGCGGACCCGACCGGACGAGCGCCTCGACCGCCTCAGCGCCCGGGAGCGCGAGGTGCTGGCGCTGATGGCCGAAGGGCTCGGCAACACCGCCATCGCCGAGCGGCTCTTCGTCACCGAGGGTGCCGTGCACAAACACATCCGGGCGATCTTCTCCAAGCTGGACCTGGCCCCGGACGACCGCAACGACCGGCGGGTCGCCGCGGTGCTGCGCTACCTCGACGGCCGGGACCGGGCCGCCTGA
- a CDS encoding transglycosylase domain-containing protein, which yields MTNLFTVTSPTPPRGRNKFASAGSLLICGLLAGVVVAAASFPAVAMSGLAAKAGSETFAELPSELEQQTAPQVTRVFASDNKTQIAVMYDEFRSDVPLKDISVNMQNAIVSAEDHQFYKHNGVDLKGVARAFVNNKNGGGKQGASTLTMQLVRMTLAYSAKTPQEAVDATKDTPERKLSEMKYALQLEKELNKQQILERYLNIAPFGNGAYGVYAGSQVYFGKKPKDLTVPEAALLAGMVKAPTSFDPTTPSGYPQALDRRNYIIDNMRDLGYVTPEEATKAKTVKLGKTTNRPGNGCVSVAKNNWGFFCDYFYRWWLTQEAFGKTTYDRERQLKTGGYRVVTSLDVKAQSSARKEITKLIKDSDRNALLLAGVEPGSGKVRSLAANRKYKLDSATDPKNKLSSDPQKAAKGIRGTYPNTTNPIITGGGDITGYQAGSVFKMFTMVAALENGMELDYTINSQARYKSGYIIDPSSDAACPGTHFYCPSNASKSEVGNFNMWTGFGSSVNTYFVPLQEQVGAEKVVDVAKRFGVKFRASSDAKIADDEASAHQWGAFTLGVSASTPLDIANAYATLAGDGMYCVPTPIQQIYTQDGKKSDIGQPKCTRATSKDVARKALDAARCPVGDQAQLGNCSGATERNARSVVGHPIFGKTGTTDADKTAALVVGTQHLVVAGYLVNPDWAGHPDRMSHGIVNPAVYRTVADYMEGRPKEEFKKPND from the coding sequence ATGACTAATCTGTTTACGGTGACTTCCCCTACGCCTCCCCGCGGCCGCAACAAGTTCGCCAGCGCCGGATCACTGCTGATCTGTGGACTGCTGGCGGGCGTCGTGGTCGCCGCTGCCTCGTTCCCCGCCGTCGCCATGTCAGGGCTGGCGGCCAAGGCCGGGTCGGAGACGTTCGCGGAACTGCCGAGCGAGCTGGAGCAGCAGACCGCCCCGCAGGTCACGCGAGTCTTCGCCTCGGACAACAAGACCCAGATCGCCGTCATGTACGACGAGTTCCGCAGCGACGTCCCGCTCAAGGACATCTCGGTCAACATGCAGAACGCGATCGTCTCCGCCGAGGACCACCAGTTCTACAAGCACAACGGTGTCGACCTCAAGGGTGTCGCCCGCGCGTTCGTCAACAACAAGAACGGCGGCGGCAAGCAGGGCGCGTCGACGCTGACGATGCAGCTGGTCCGGATGACCCTGGCGTACTCCGCGAAGACGCCGCAGGAGGCCGTCGACGCCACCAAGGACACCCCGGAACGCAAGCTCTCCGAGATGAAGTACGCGCTGCAGCTCGAGAAGGAGCTCAACAAGCAGCAGATCCTCGAGCGCTACCTGAACATCGCGCCGTTCGGCAACGGCGCCTACGGTGTCTACGCCGGCAGCCAGGTCTACTTCGGCAAGAAGCCCAAGGACCTCACGGTGCCCGAGGCGGCGCTGCTCGCCGGCATGGTGAAGGCGCCGACGTCGTTCGACCCGACCACGCCGAGCGGCTACCCGCAGGCGCTGGACCGGCGCAACTACATCATCGACAACATGCGGGACCTCGGGTACGTCACGCCCGAGGAGGCGACCAAGGCCAAGACGGTCAAGCTCGGCAAGACGACCAACCGGCCCGGCAACGGCTGCGTCTCGGTCGCGAAGAACAACTGGGGCTTCTTCTGCGACTACTTCTACCGCTGGTGGCTGACGCAGGAGGCCTTCGGCAAGACCACGTACGACCGTGAGCGCCAGCTCAAGACCGGTGGGTACCGCGTCGTCACCTCGCTCGACGTGAAGGCGCAGAGCTCGGCGCGCAAGGAGATCACCAAGCTCATCAAGGACTCCGACCGCAACGCGCTGCTGCTGGCCGGTGTCGAGCCCGGCTCCGGCAAGGTCCGCTCGCTGGCCGCGAACCGCAAGTACAAGCTGGACAGCGCGACCGACCCAAAGAACAAGCTCTCCTCGGACCCGCAGAAGGCCGCGAAGGGCATCCGCGGCACCTACCCGAACACCACCAACCCGATCATCACGGGCGGCGGCGACATCACGGGGTACCAGGCCGGCTCGGTGTTCAAGATGTTCACCATGGTCGCGGCCCTGGAGAACGGCATGGAGCTGGACTACACGATCAACTCCCAGGCGCGGTACAAGTCGGGCTACATCATCGACCCGAGCTCCGACGCGGCCTGCCCCGGCACGCACTTCTACTGCCCGAGCAACGCCTCCAAGAGCGAGGTCGGCAACTTCAACATGTGGACCGGCTTCGGCAGCTCGGTCAACACGTACTTCGTCCCGCTGCAGGAGCAGGTCGGCGCGGAGAAGGTCGTCGACGTCGCGAAGCGGTTCGGGGTCAAGTTCCGGGCGAGTTCCGACGCCAAGATCGCCGACGACGAGGCCTCCGCGCACCAGTGGGGCGCGTTCACGCTGGGCGTCTCCGCGTCCACCCCGCTGGACATCGCCAACGCGTACGCCACGCTCGCCGGTGACGGCATGTACTGCGTGCCCACGCCGATCCAGCAGATCTACACGCAGGACGGCAAGAAGAGCGACATCGGCCAGCCCAAGTGCACCCGGGCGACCAGCAAGGACGTCGCCCGCAAGGCGCTCGACGCGGCCCGCTGCCCGGTCGGTGACCAGGCTCAGCTCGGCAACTGCTCCGGCGCCACCGAGCGCAACGCCCGCAGCGTGGTCGGTCACCCGATCTTCGGCAAGACCGGCACCACCGACGCCGACAAGACCGCGGCCCTGGTGGTCGGCACCCAGCACCTGGTGGTCGCCGGTTACCTGGTCAACCCCGACTGGGCCGGGCACCCGGACCGCATGTCGCACGGCATCGTGAACCCGGCGGTCTACCGCACGGTCGCGGACTACATGGAGGGCCGCCCGAAGGAAGAGTTCAAGAAGCCCAACGACTGA
- a CDS encoding alpha/beta hydrolase family protein, producing the protein MRRRTLIVGLAATAGTGALAACSAETATAPTATPSSAVPILASTTASSLPPQDVSAPYTPPPGRAPGRAHAVGRQVLQFQREDRSLPTTVWYPAEGPVPATPEPADDAAPARGRFPLVLFSHGLTAQPGDYAAMLARWAQAGFVVAGPTYPRTSYGAADFYALDIVNQPADASFVIDSLLATTGPLRAIIDTDRIAAAGHSAGGITTAGLFSAHRDERLKAGMVLAGTDFQGAAFTGPPAAMLFVHGRKDNTVAYRAGHAVFAAVPWSRAMLTITDGGHVTGAADFEATTGTSTEFFRWALYGDAAAKARLPQAAATGEVATLESGL; encoded by the coding sequence ATGCGTAGACGGACTCTGATCGTGGGACTTGCCGCGACCGCCGGGACCGGGGCGCTCGCCGCTTGTTCGGCGGAGACGGCAACGGCCCCCACCGCCACCCCTTCCTCGGCCGTGCCCATCCTGGCCTCGACCACCGCGTCGTCGCTGCCCCCGCAGGACGTGTCGGCGCCCTACACGCCGCCACCGGGCCGTGCGCCCGGGCGTGCGCACGCGGTGGGCCGGCAGGTGCTGCAGTTCCAGCGCGAGGACCGCTCGTTGCCGACCACCGTCTGGTATCCCGCGGAGGGGCCGGTGCCCGCCACCCCGGAGCCGGCCGACGACGCGGCGCCGGCCCGCGGGCGCTTCCCGCTCGTGCTGTTCAGCCACGGCCTCACCGCACAGCCGGGCGACTACGCCGCGATGCTGGCCCGCTGGGCCCAGGCCGGGTTTGTCGTCGCCGGCCCGACCTACCCCCGGACCTCGTACGGCGCCGCCGACTTCTACGCGCTCGACATCGTCAACCAGCCCGCCGACGCCTCCTTTGTCATCGACTCGCTGCTGGCCACGACCGGTCCGCTCCGCGCGATCATCGACACGGACCGGATCGCCGCCGCCGGTCACTCGGCCGGGGGAATCACCACGGCCGGGTTGTTCAGTGCACATCGTGACGAGCGTCTCAAGGCGGGCATGGTGCTCGCCGGCACCGACTTCCAGGGCGCGGCTTTCACCGGCCCTCCGGCGGCGATGCTCTTCGTCCACGGGCGTAAGGACAACACCGTCGCGTACCGCGCGGGGCACGCGGTTTTTGCGGCTGTTCCCTGGTCACGCGCGATGCTCACGATCACCGACGGGGGACACGTCACCGGTGCGGCCGACTTCGAGGCCACCACCGGTACATCGACGGAGTTCTTCCGCTGGGCGCTCTACGGGGACGCGGCTGCGAAGGCGCGCCTGCCACAGGCGGCGGCGACGGGTGAAGTCGCCACGCTGGAGAGCGGACTCTGA
- a CDS encoding response regulator: protein MSAIRVLVVEDEPLIAEAHKAYTEKVPGFAVVGVAHTARDAMTALRAGAVDLVLLDLNLPDKHGLEIARALRAAGSGTDVLAVTSARDIAMVRAAVALGVTHYLLKPFTFAAFRDKLDRYAEYRRQLVEGGEVAAQHEIDRAFATLRGAPVDSLPKGLDTRTLDLVLGALRAVTGPEGLSAAEVAARIGASRVTARRYLEHLADAGRVIRSPRYGGPGRPEVAYRPA from the coding sequence GTGAGCGCGATCCGGGTGCTGGTGGTCGAGGACGAGCCGCTGATCGCCGAGGCGCACAAGGCGTACACGGAGAAGGTCCCGGGTTTTGCGGTGGTGGGTGTGGCGCACACGGCCCGGGACGCGATGACCGCCCTGCGTGCCGGTGCGGTCGACCTGGTGCTGCTCGACCTGAACCTGCCGGACAAGCACGGGCTGGAGATCGCGCGGGCGCTGCGGGCGGCGGGTAGCGGGACGGACGTGCTGGCCGTGACGTCGGCCCGCGACATCGCCATGGTCCGCGCCGCGGTGGCCCTCGGGGTGACGCACTACCTGCTCAAACCGTTCACGTTCGCGGCGTTCCGCGACAAGCTCGACCGGTACGCGGAATATCGCCGGCAGCTCGTCGAAGGCGGTGAGGTGGCGGCGCAGCACGAGATCGACCGTGCCTTCGCCACGCTGCGCGGCGCACCGGTGGATTCGCTGCCCAAGGGCCTCGACACGCGGACCCTCGACCTGGTCCTGGGGGCGCTGCGGGCGGTGACCGGGCCGGAAGGCCTGTCCGCCGCCGAGGTCGCCGCGCGGATCGGCGCGTCCCGGGTGACCGCGCGGCGTTACCTCGAACATCTCGCCGACGCGGGCCGCGTCATCCGCAGCCCGCGGTACGGCGGCCCTGGCCGGCCGGAAGTCGCCTACCGGCCGGCGTGA
- a CDS encoding sensor histidine kinase produces the protein MEAKRLREARATAWRAFVELLGGLGTACLALAVLAWLVLVALTSVIGIGLLLAPSALRLLHAVADVERRRLSRRGAEVLAPGPLPTALREAAADPATRREVLWVAAHATGGLLLGVIGIQLPAWALRDFTFPLWWRMVPEGDATPGIGLWTVHDWPGVATVTLLGVVWAVMTVGLAPGMARLQSSWGRRLLAPGPETDLSLRIAELTSTRAAALDAHAVELRRIERSLHDGTQNRLVATTVLLGAARRMLTRDPAEAEVLLERAQGAAEQALAELRAVARGILPPVLADRGLAGALSGLASGSPVPCQVEVDVPARLAASVESTAYFVVAEALTNVAKHSGATHVEVDVRSRGPRLHVRITDDGRGGADEDGGSGLVGIRRRVQALDGTLTLTSPPGGPTTLEVELPCGS, from the coding sequence ATGGAGGCGAAACGACTGCGAGAGGCGCGGGCCACCGCGTGGCGTGCCTTCGTCGAGCTGCTCGGCGGTCTGGGCACCGCCTGCCTCGCTCTGGCCGTGCTGGCCTGGCTCGTCCTCGTGGCCCTGACCAGTGTGATCGGAATCGGACTGCTGCTGGCGCCCTCGGCGCTGCGCCTCCTGCACGCGGTCGCGGACGTGGAACGCCGCCGGCTCTCCCGGCGTGGTGCCGAGGTGCTCGCCCCCGGCCCGCTGCCGACGGCACTGCGCGAGGCCGCGGCCGATCCGGCGACCCGCCGTGAGGTGCTCTGGGTGGCCGCGCACGCGACAGGTGGCCTCCTCCTCGGGGTGATCGGCATCCAGTTGCCCGCCTGGGCCCTGCGCGACTTCACCTTCCCGCTCTGGTGGCGGATGGTCCCCGAGGGTGACGCGACACCGGGCATCGGCCTCTGGACCGTGCACGACTGGCCCGGTGTCGCCACGGTCACCCTGCTCGGTGTCGTCTGGGCCGTGATGACCGTGGGCCTGGCTCCCGGCATGGCCCGCCTGCAGAGCAGCTGGGGCCGGCGGCTGCTGGCACCCGGCCCGGAGACGGACCTCTCCCTGCGCATCGCCGAGCTGACCTCGACCCGAGCCGCCGCGCTCGACGCCCACGCCGTCGAGCTGCGCCGCATCGAGCGGTCCCTGCACGACGGCACCCAGAACCGCCTCGTCGCCACGACCGTGCTCCTCGGCGCCGCCCGTCGCATGCTGACCCGCGACCCGGCCGAGGCCGAGGTGCTCCTCGAACGCGCTCAGGGCGCCGCCGAGCAGGCCCTCGCCGAGCTGCGTGCGGTGGCCCGCGGCATCCTCCCGCCGGTGCTCGCCGACCGCGGTCTGGCCGGTGCGCTGAGCGGGCTGGCCTCCGGATCTCCCGTCCCGTGCCAGGTGGAGGTCGACGTGCCCGCCCGGCTGGCCGCCTCGGTCGAGTCCACCGCCTACTTCGTCGTGGCCGAGGCGCTCACCAACGTGGCCAAGCACAGCGGCGCGACCCACGTGGAGGTCGACGTGCGGAGCCGGGGTCCCCGGTTGCACGTGCGGATCACCGACGACGGCCGCGGCGGCGCCGACGAGGACGGCGGCTCGGGACTCGTCGGCATCCGCCGCCGGGTGCAGGCGCTCGACGGCACCCTGACCTTGACCAGCCCGCCCGGCGGGCCGACAACCCTGGAAGTGGAGCTGCCGTGCGGATCGTGA